The stretch of DNA aaatgcacgacacgcatcgttatttcgtctgtcggcttcgctctctgcccaaatcaccacccaccgtacctactcggagagcaaacaaacacgttttgctggacgcgctgcttgtagttctagaaattcaggaatgattttacgtttataattttcatatttttgtgaaatctcacagcgtaagttgttgcacctcactagaatgaagattaaattagctttcctatgaatatacttttgattggtccaaacaaagtaaaagcactgaaaatccgggtacaacctgacggtggaccacaaaaacagatgaaatttcaatttgtaaaaaatttgcgcaaagtagtgaactttgaaaaattccagtaaattcaatttttgttgcatcaaaaatctaaagacagcaaaatgttagaattttaataatgttgtcatatttttttcaaaactctaccatcgctcaaacagtatttactagcgatcgaatgaaaagtaggtttttaagaccactttttagaactttttgtgaccatttcattaaaaaaaaatttaaaaaatatttcttgtcttcatgatgtaggcattaacttcagctttcatatacataaggcaaatattttttggacctggaacatatgaactacagcagttttcgtgaggcatgttttttcggattttttttctttcatgctgaataatgagaaaacttgtaactttagctgtatataatgtgcTAAACATATtatactgacattacaaggtttctattgatataagttttatttgaagttcataataattcaaacgacttaaatagattttacttttgtggtgtcaaaatgacaccaaaagtcggaaaagggagtttttttgtccaggcttccagggttcgtccataaaaaagtaaagatgcaatattgaagaacttttgaattcatttagggtccccgaagaaatttttgtattttgaagcttctgaaaaaagttacaagccttcaaacttgcaatggtgtcaaaatgacaccctaatgcggatgagggttaaagcaAATTCTCTCGGATACACGAGGACCTGTTAATTAGTACTTCAAGCCACGACATATTTGATTTTGTTGGGGGTCCTGACGTAGTACTcatctataaatattttttgatactTATTGTGCATCCGAGCCTGATAGGGAAACTGATCTTTATTAATTGAGCTGTTGTTTGGAAATGgtataaatttgacaatttgagtaaatgtaaatttttgggACACTTTCAGGAAATACtcacaaattacaaattaattgGAGAGTTGAAAAGTTCCCAGATATTTGAGTGCGATCGcatatttgcaaaattaaaactcgttagCCTCAAATTGATGTAGCCTTGATGGGAATAATTGAATTGCAAACATCGTGAGATTGAAACGAATTTAAAGGCAATGATATTCGTCCACAGTTTTAGTGTTTCAAAGTTAAGCGATCAGTGATAATGAAATATCAAAATCCCATCTGGATTAGTTGGATATTTTTGGTAGTGACGTCGTTTTCTGTGACAATAATTAGTGGACAGGAATACGAATATGAGTATTATTATGAAGATGAAGTTTCTCCGATCATGAGTACAGGTACGACTCAATAAACCATTTgtgtcgacaaaaaaaaatgaaaaagtaaatttatatgaaaattttcttagtaACAACGACCAGAACAACCACCAGAACTACGACGAAAGCAACTCCCACTACTCGCATAGTGAGGCGAACGGCTGCTCCGGTCAGAAATGGTCAACAGATAAGGCAACAGCCCTGCACGATCAGGTCATGTTCCAATCTTTGTAAGTAACAATAGATTTGTTAGTAAATTAATCCTTGacacatatttttcaaactcatttgttgtaagttcttttttttaaacaaacaaacaaataaacatgaAAAGATAGGATTAAAACGGATTATGCTGGCACATTTTGATATGGCTATTTTTTTAACGTTGTTAAATATTCAAGTGTTCAGAAAGAGCATCAAAGTACCAAGTTCTGCAATAAGATTGCCTAATTGAAGGCGTTTTAAGTTCAAGCTGTTCCCGTTTTAAATGTTCTCATGATTTGTGAAAATCGCCTGAATTTATGCAACAatcttgaaaaatatgtttagaatattaatattgatttgatttttaacactATTATAGAATTCGttattgagatgaaaaaaaatcgtttggtcCTTAGGTTGCACTGAAatcgctttatttttttttctttttcttttaggGGGTCAGCAATCTGACGTGGTGGTCAACATAATTGCGGATATGTACGGCTATAGTGACATGCTAACTGGCAAAAGGAGGGTGGCTAGTGTTGTGAACAACAATGCCTTCAGCTATAATGGAATGAGAACCGTAGAACCGATCAGATATTGGTACACTCAGCAACGTAAGTTTTTGATCGTATTACATTTGTAACTTAATTTCTGATTGTGTTCTGCATTGATTGCAGAGCAAATTCCCATTATCGACTATGGGGGAGTTCGGCGTCCGGGAATGCGAGGCCAGGCTGGCGGTACCCTAATGGGCGGAGGCAATCGAAGGGTCGAATATGAATATGTGTATTATGAGGACGGCGAAACTGATTATGACTATTACAGCGATTATTTGACCCCAGGGAACGGCCAAAATGGTCAAcctaacatttttaacatttggtTCCGAAATCTTGTGAACGGgcgaaaaagaaaagtttaagTTCAGttcgaaaacaataaaaatatgtattaaGTTCGTTTGTATATACAGTACGAATCGTTTTCTAATTGAAAGTCCAATCATTGCATTGATCCCTTAGACGAGTTTCCAGTTTCACATGTAAGCCGGTTAGTTTAGTGCAGATCGTTTACTTCGGACGTTGCCTCGAAGGCGAGTCGTTCTGCTTCACGTTCTGCCGCAATCCTAGCGTGTTCTTGAGCTATTTTTTCGTACAGCGTAAAATGCCTGTCTTTGGCCTTGGACACAGCTACCGTATCTCGAGGTAGAGATGCTTCCTggagataaaaataataatttgcagAAAGTTAGAACAGCCAAACATGAGTCACTAACTAGCTTCAGCACTCACAATAACAGGTTGATGAGGATTGGCTCGTTCGGCAGCTATTTTGGCGTACAAAGCCATATGTCTATCGGCTGCTTTCTGGACAGCTTCGGTTTGCTGAGGGGATTTCGGTATGTGACTCAACTGTGGATAGAATCCATGAGCATCTGCGACGTACTCAACGGTCCGCACTTGATTCCTTGGATCGACGTAGGAAAATGATCCCTTAACCACACCACTTCCATCCGAAACTTCGCTGTGGGTACGATCAATGTGGCCAGGTCGACGACCAGCAGCATAGCTGAATGCGTATGGCTTTGGTGGAGGCGGAAGCGTGGTAATCTCTTCTTCGACTATGACATGTCCTCCGAGAAGATGGGATACATCACAATATCCCACAGAACTTACCAGTACCACCAATATCTAAGAATTGACCTTTCGATTATAATGCGCTAAAACACAGGTACGATTACATCAGTCTAAGCATATAAGAGCACACTTACGGCTATCCCTTCCAATCGTTGCATGTTGAACGGATCAAAAATCACTTTTCAGAAAAAACCACTTCTTTACACAACCAGCTTGTTTAAGCTACTGAATGCAGTTGGTTTGAAAGCTAGAGCAAAGCATTGGCGGAAGGTCACGGGACATTCATCGGGGAATGAATGAAACAGAAGCTTTAGTACGATGAATGAATGTTCCCCACCATTCCGAAACTTTATCCACAAGCTTTGCTGTA from Uranotaenia lowii strain MFRU-FL unplaced genomic scaffold, ASM2978415v1 HiC_scaffold_506, whole genome shotgun sequence encodes:
- the LOC129760205 gene encoding uncharacterized protein LOC129760205 — protein: MKYQNPIWISWIFLVVTSFSVTIISGQEYEYEYYYEDEVSPIMSTVTTTRTTTRTTTKATPTTRIVRRTAAPVRNGQQIRQQPCTIRSCSNLWGQQSDVVVNIIADMYGYSDMLTGKRRVASVVNNNAFSYNGMRTVEPIRYWYTQQQQIPIIDYGGVRRPGMRGQAGGTLMGGGNRRVEYEYVYYEDGETDYDYYSDYLTPGNGQNGQPNIFNIWFRNLVNGRKRKV
- the LOC129760204 gene encoding uncharacterized protein LOC129760204, translating into MQRLEGIAILVVLVSSVGYCDVSHLLGGHVIVEEEITTLPPPPKPYAFSYAAGRRPGHIDRTHSEVSDGSGVVKGSFSYVDPRNQVRTVEYVADAHGFYPQLSHIPKSPQQTEAVQKAADRHMALYAKIAAERANPHQPVIEASLPRDTVAVSKAKDRHFTLYEKIAQEHARIAAEREAERLAFEATSEVNDLH